In Daphnia magna isolate NIES linkage group LG5, ASM2063170v1.1, whole genome shotgun sequence, a single genomic region encodes these proteins:
- the LOC116922265 gene encoding chromodomain-helicase-DNA-binding protein 1 isoform X1: protein MPKLSDDSNEDSPSENSGSESSASSNSSGSDSGSSSSASESEADSSPPKSKKHPSPSSGKVQPRRATSIANNTKGYHLSDSSSSNDEDEETASPTQHRPVQAGQRVAHKPNAIVAASRRQIAPLSRTAARKPQRSKYTQSSGDESSNSDDDSRSRPSTRRQGASVSYKENSAEETGSEDLVEVEWGQEAVAAAVESENAETIERIIDTRMGRKGATGPPTTVYTIEENGDPNANFCPIREPDKAEQQFLIKWLGWSHIHNTWESEQTLRDQKSYAFQVKGLKKLENYLKRDDEIRVWKARASPEDVEYYECQQELQQELLSSYMAVERIIAENRKAESEHPDYFIKWESLPYSDATWEDGALIVKKYQTKIREFREREDSKRTPSKLCRALKFRPKFTPLKEQPDFIGGDAACILRDYQLNGLNWMVHAWCKENSVILADEMGLGKTIQTISFLNYLFHAQQLYGPFLVVVPLSTMAAWQKEFAQWAPNINVVTYIGDMTSRDLLRQYEWCHPGNKRLKFNALLTTYEILLKDKSFLGAVSWACLMVDEAHRLKNEDSLLYKSLKEFDTNHRLLITGTPLQNSLKELWALLHFIMPDKFPTWELFEEEHGNAEQKGYSRLHKQLEPYILRRVKKDVEKSLPAKVEQILRVDMSSLQKQYYKWILTKNYTALRKGNKGSASTFVNIVMELKKCCNHAFLTKPQENERRYGASATEQLQQLIRGSGKLVLLDKLLVRLRETGHRVLIFSQMVRMLDLIAEYLQLRHFPFQRLDGGIKGELRRKAMEHFNAEGSQDFCFLLSTRAGGLGINLATADTVIIFDSDWNPQNDLQAQARAHRIGQKNQVNIYRLVTKASVEEDIVERAKRKMVLDHLVIQRMDTTGRTVLDRKTNNPSNSTPFNKEELNAILKFGAEELFKDDEDGEDEPACDIDEILRRAETRDEPAPQMGDELLSAFKVASFTIDEEEPVSMNPTRHKPTDNDDENRAWDEIIPENVRKKIDQEQREKEMADLYLPPRRGRGQQQGADGKSALEEGRSRRNQQEEESEASEEGSDGEDRPRKRGRPRVNGRESVKGFSDAEIRRFLKSFRKFASPLDRLEAVAGDAELQEKPLSDLKKLGELILARCQEALESQKSGKDTPAEVADDGMTPGGRKKRERGPSLKISNVSVNAKTIMTSLQELEPLSKLLPANVEERKRWYLPTKLRDPHWDIDWANDDDSRLLCAIYEYGMGSWEAMKMDPNSGLSEKILPDGQDAKPQAKHLQNRADYLLKVMAKLYDAQQLGKPTKPKRQRKAKPVSKSLIGETEDISSGDDFTLNSPSPSNSTRRPSASKAPKGGKVKTEDEDSHVEARTEDERLVPPCRLITDVKEGRKKDSVAKKDKKVKKKDAGPMHFTANSVPRAVEIIGELDPSIFNECKEKMRPVKKSLKALDNPPQSMSDVEQVQHTQQCLLHIGEHIDKCLAAIQDPERNRVWRNNLWYFVSKFTEFDAKKLFKLYRNATKKQEKGNEEGEKTTKTRDKEGRTKDKNKDKSRVKEENRTSSYNIPNKRRHEAEEAQPHLPNKRPYNGATIVDSWTDKTNDHERERGRGPTLSPTDRREQFASDSERERDRRDRDRERGRDRERDRPPVVGAYSRPPPPPLLGATNYNPHADSRDRDRERDRWMGVPREERYTTDRRDGYSRSHVSGVGASAFARSDRDPRDHRERDYRPPAVDKRGYPNGPAAGSYSGSHYNDFDPPPNYPRGVPSSGYADWRGSKDREYRREFSDRRPTLPPPNGS from the exons atgccaaAG CTATCGGATGACTCAAACGAAGATTCGCCGTCGGAAAACTCTGGGTCAGAGTCCTCAGCATCCTCCAACAGCAG TGGATCAGATTCGGGTTCTTCTAGCTCTGCCAGCGAGTCGGAAGCCGATTCTTCGCCACCCAAGAGCAAAAAACATCCATCGCCATCATCTGGAAAAGTTCAGCCTCGACGGGCTACTTCTATAGCCAACAACACAAAAGGCTATCATTTGAGCGACAGTAGTTCTTCCAATGACGAAGACGAGGAAACGGCTTCTCCTACGCAACATCGACCTGTCCAGGCTGGCCAGCGTGTGGCCCATAAACCTAACGCAATCGTGGCTGCTAGCCGCCGACAAATAGCTCCTTTGTCACGTACAGCAGCGCGGAAACCCCAACGTTCGAAATATACACAATCGTCAGGAGATGAATCGAGCAACAGCGACGACGATTCACGAAG taGACCGTCCACTCGACGCCAAGGAGCTTCTGTCAGCTATAAAGAAAATTCTGCGGAGGAAACAGGTTCGGAAGATCTGGTGGAAGTGGAATGGGGTCAAGAAGCTGTCGCAGCTGCTGTCGAGTCCGAAAATGCGGAGACTATTGAACGCATTATCGATACACGAATGGGTCGTAAAGGAg CAACTGGGCCACCAACTACTGTCTACACAATAGAAGAGAATGGCGATCCGAACGCCAATTTTTGCCCAATTCGCGAACCAGACAAGGCAGAGCAGCAATTTCTCATTAAATGGCTTGGGTGGTCCCATATTCACAATACGTGGGAGTCAGAGCAAACCCTGCGTGACCAAAAG TCGTACGCATTTCAGGTTAAAGGATTGAAAAAATTGGAGAACTACTTGAAACGTGACGATGAAATTCGCGTGTGGAAAGCCCGAGCTTCACCAGAAGATGTAGAGTACTATGAATGCCAGCAAGAACTTCAACAGGAGTTACTATCGAGCTACATGGCGGTAGAAAGAATTATTG CTGAAAATCGTAAGGCTGAAAGCGAGCATCCAGATTATTTTATTAAATGGGAGAGCTTACCGTATTCCGATGCTACTTGGGAAGACGGTGCTCTTATTGTGAAGAAGTATCAAACCAAAATACGAGAATTTCGCGAACGAGAGGATTCTAAACGAACTCCCAGCAAACTTTGTCGTGCCCTAAAATTTCGCCCCAAATTTACACCGCTCAAAGAACAGCCAGATTTCATTGGTGGTGATGCT GCCTGCATTCTGCGAGACTACCAGTTAAACGGGCTTAACTGGATGGTACATGCCTGGTGCAAGGAGAACTCTGTGATTTTGGCTGATGAAATGGGTCTAGGCAAAACGATCCAAACTATCAGCTTTTTAAACTACCTCTTTCATGCCCAGCAACTCTATGGGCCCTTTCTGGTTGTTGTGCCTTTGTCTACCATGGCCGCCTGGCAAAAAGAGTTTGCTCAGTGGGCACCCAACATCAACGTTGTCACCTATATCGGAGATATGACATCAAGAGACTTG CTGAGGCAGTATGAATGGTGTCATCCTGGAAACAAGCGACTTAAGTTCAACGCGCTGTTGACTACCTATGAAATCCTTCTAAAAGATAAATCTTTTTTGGGTGCTGTCAGTTGGGCATGCCTTATGGTAGATGAGGCTCATCGACTGAAAAACGAGGACTCTCTTCTTTACAAATCGCTCAAAGAATTCGATACCAACCATCGACTCCTTATTACTGGCACTCCGCTACAAAACAGCCTCAAAGAATTATGGGCCTTGCTTCATTTCATTATGCCTGATAA GTTCCCCACCTGGGAATTGTTCGAAGAAGAGCATGGTAACGCCGAGCAAAAAGGATATTCCCGATTACATAAACAGCTTGAGCCATATATTCTTCGTCGAGTGAAAAAAGACGTAGAAAAATCTCTTCCAGCTAAA GTCGAACAAATTCTCCGCGTAGACATGTCTTCGCTTCAGAAGCAATATTACAAATGGATATTAACGAAAAACTATACAGCATTACGAAAAGGAAACAAAGGTTCGGCCAGTACATTTGTCAATATCGTCATGGAATTGAAAAAGTGTTGCAATCACGCCTTTCTGACAAAGCCCCAAGAAAATGAACGACGCTATGGAGCCAGTGCTACTGAACAATTGCAG CAATTGATCCGTGGTTCGGGAAAACTGGTGCTCCTAGACAAACTATTGGTCCGTCTAAGAGAGACAGGCCACCGCGTGCTAATCTTTTCACAGATGGTGCGGATGCTGGACTTGATAGCAGAATATCTGCAACTACGCCATTTCCCTTTCCAGCGACTAGATGGTGGTATAAAGGGTGAATTAAGACGCAAGGCAATGGAGCACTTCAATGCTGAAGGATCGCAAGATTTCTGTTTCTTGTTGTCAACTCGCGCCGGAGGTCTCGGCATTAATTTGGCCACCGCTGACACCGTCATCATCTTCGATTCGGATTGGAATCCTCAGAACGATTTGCAG GCTCAAGCACGAGCTCACCGTATCGGCCAAAAGAACCAAGTCAATATCTATCGACTTGTGACTAAAGCGTCAGTTGAAGAAGACATCGTAGAGAGGGCCAAGCGAAAAATGGTACTCGATCACTTGGTGATCCAGCGGATGGACACCACCGGTCGCACGGTCCTTGACCGTAAGACTAACAATCCGTCAAACTCGACACCTTTTAACAAAGAGGAGCTGAATGCCATTCTCAAGTTTGGCGCTGAAGAACTGTTTAAAGATGACGAAGATGGTGAAGACGAACCTGCCTGTGATATtgacgaaattcttcggcgaGCTGAAACGCGTGATGAACCAGCACCGCAAATGGGTGACGAGCTTCTTTCGGCTTTCAAAGTTGCCAGTTTCACGATTGACGAGGAAGAGCCGGTTTCCATGAACCCAACGCGACATAAACCAACAGACAATGACGACGAAAACCGGGCTTGGGACGAAATTATCCCAGAGAATGTTCGGAAGAAAATCGATCAAGAGCaacgtgaaaaagaaatggccgACTTGTACTTACCACCTCGTCGAGGTCGTGGACAACAACAAGGAGCTGATG GAAAAAGTGCGCTGGAAGAAGGTAGATCTCGCAGGAACCAGCAGGAGGAAGAGTCAGAAGCCAGTGAAGAAGGATCAGATGGAGAGGACAGGCCTCGAAAGCGAGGTCGACCCAGAGTCAACGGCCGCGAGAGTGTTAAAGGCTTTAGCGATGCCGAGATTCGTCGCTTCCTGAAGAGTTTCCGCAAATTCGCCTCACCACTCGATAGACTTGAAGCTGTTGCGGGTGATGCTGAATTGCAGGAGAAGCCACTTAGTGACCTCAAAAAGCTTGGTGAGCTCATTCTTGCACGGTGTCAGGAGGCCCTTGAGTCACAGAAATCGGGCAAGGACACGCCAGCAGAAGTAGCGGATGATGGCATGACGCCTGGTGGCAGGAAAAAGCGTGAACGGGGTCCGTCTCTGAAGATATCGAACGTGTCGGTCAACGCCAAAACAATAATGACATCTCTTCAGGAGCTGGAACCGCTTTCTAAATTATTACCTGCCAATGTAGAAGAGAGGAAACGCTGGTATTTACCAACCAA actcAGGGACCCACATTGGGATATCGATTGGGCTAATGACGACGATTCTCGTCTACTGTGTGCTATTTATGAATATGGTATGGGATCTTGGGAAGCAATGAAAATGGATCCGAATTCCGGGTTATCAGAAAAAATTCTTCCGGATGGACAGGATGCAAAACCACAAGCAAAACACTTACAAAACCGCGCCGATTATCTTCTCAAAGTGATGGCGAAACTCTACGATGCCCAGCAATTGGGTAAACCAACCAAACCGAAGCGGCAACGTAAAGCCAAGCCCGTCTCAAAGTCATTGATCGGCGAAACGGAGGATATCAGTTCGGGTGATGACTTCACTCTCAACAGCCCATCGCCGAGTAACTCGACCCGACGTCCTTCCGCATCAAAAGCACCTAAAGGAGGAAAAGTCAAAACCGAGGACGAGGATTCACACGTTGAAGCTCGCACAGAAGATGAACGTCTTGTGCCCCCTTGCCGTCTGATTACTGATGTGAAAGAAGGTCGCAAGAAGGATTCTGTTGccaaaaaagacaaaaaggttaagaaaaaagatgctGGACCGATGCATTTCACAGCTAATAGCGTCCCTCGGGCTGTTGAAATTATCGGTGAATTAGATCCTTCGATTTTCAATGAG TGCAAGGAAAAGATGCGACCGGTGAAAAAATCATTGAAGGCATTGGACAACCCCCCTCAAAGTATGTCGGATGTAGAGCAGGTTCAACATACTCAACAGTGCCTTCTGCACATTGGTGAACACATCGACAAGTGCCTGGCGGCCATCCAGGATCCCGAGCGTAACCGGGTTTGGCGCAA caaCCTTTGGTACTTCGTATCCAAGTTTACTGAATTTGACGCCAAAAAATTATTCAAGCTTTACCGTAATGCCACCAAGAAGCAAGAGAAAGGGAATGAAGAGGGCGAGAAGACCACCAAGACTAGAGATAAGGAGGGCCgaacaaaagataaaaataagGATAAGTCTAGAGTGAAAGAAGAG AATCGTACCTCGAGTTACAACATTCCAAACAAACGACGCCACGAAGCAGAAGAGGCGCAGCCACATTTGCCAAATAAAAGACCTTATAATGGTGCGACCATTGTCGATAGCTGGACCGACAAAACCAATGACCACGAGCGTGAACGTGGTAGAGGGCCAACTCTTTCTCCGACAGATAGAAGAGAACAATTTGCTTCCGATAGTGAGCGTGAACGAGATAG GCGGGACCGTGATAGAGAGCGAGGACGAGACCGTGAAAGAGATCGACCTCCTGTTGTTGGCGCCTACAGTCGTCCACCTCCGCCCCCTCTACTTGGGGCGACAAATTACAACCCACATGCTGATAGTAGAGATCGTGATAGGGAACGGGACCGTTGGATGGGAGTACCTCGTGAAGAGCGATACACTACCGATAG GCGGGATGGATACAGTCGTTCACATGTCTCCGGCGTAGGAGCTTCAGCATTTGCTCGATCGGATCGCGATCCAAGGGATCACCGAGAAAGGGATTACCGACCACCAGCCGTAGATAAAAGAGGTTACCCAAATGGGCCGGCTGCTGGCTCTTACAGCGGTTCCCATTATAACGATTTTGATCCGCCTCCTAACTACCCCCGTGGGGTGCCAAGTAGTGGCTATGCTGATTGGCGCGGTAGTAAAGATCGAGAATATCGTCGAGAATTTTCCGATCGTCGTCCCACTTTGCCACCGCCAAACGGATCTTGA
- the LOC116922265 gene encoding chromodomain-helicase-DNA-binding protein 1 isoform X2: MPKLSDDSNEDSPSENSGSESSASSNSSGSDSGSSSSASESEADSSPPKSKKHPSPSSGKVQPRRATSIANNTKGYHLSDSSSSNDEDEETASPTQHRPVQAGQRVAHKPNAIVAASRRQIAPLSRTAARKPQRSKYTQSSGDESSNSDDDSRSRPSTRRQGASVSYKENSAEETGSEDLVEVEWGQEAVAAAVESENAETIERIIDTRMGRKGATGPPTTVYTIEENGDPNANFCPIREPDKAEQQFLIKWLGWSHIHNTWESEQTLRDQKVKGLKKLENYLKRDDEIRVWKARASPEDVEYYECQQELQQELLSSYMAVERIIAENRKAESEHPDYFIKWESLPYSDATWEDGALIVKKYQTKIREFREREDSKRTPSKLCRALKFRPKFTPLKEQPDFIGGDAACILRDYQLNGLNWMVHAWCKENSVILADEMGLGKTIQTISFLNYLFHAQQLYGPFLVVVPLSTMAAWQKEFAQWAPNINVVTYIGDMTSRDLLRQYEWCHPGNKRLKFNALLTTYEILLKDKSFLGAVSWACLMVDEAHRLKNEDSLLYKSLKEFDTNHRLLITGTPLQNSLKELWALLHFIMPDKFPTWELFEEEHGNAEQKGYSRLHKQLEPYILRRVKKDVEKSLPAKVEQILRVDMSSLQKQYYKWILTKNYTALRKGNKGSASTFVNIVMELKKCCNHAFLTKPQENERRYGASATEQLQQLIRGSGKLVLLDKLLVRLRETGHRVLIFSQMVRMLDLIAEYLQLRHFPFQRLDGGIKGELRRKAMEHFNAEGSQDFCFLLSTRAGGLGINLATADTVIIFDSDWNPQNDLQAQARAHRIGQKNQVNIYRLVTKASVEEDIVERAKRKMVLDHLVIQRMDTTGRTVLDRKTNNPSNSTPFNKEELNAILKFGAEELFKDDEDGEDEPACDIDEILRRAETRDEPAPQMGDELLSAFKVASFTIDEEEPVSMNPTRHKPTDNDDENRAWDEIIPENVRKKIDQEQREKEMADLYLPPRRGRGQQQGADGKSALEEGRSRRNQQEEESEASEEGSDGEDRPRKRGRPRVNGRESVKGFSDAEIRRFLKSFRKFASPLDRLEAVAGDAELQEKPLSDLKKLGELILARCQEALESQKSGKDTPAEVADDGMTPGGRKKRERGPSLKISNVSVNAKTIMTSLQELEPLSKLLPANVEERKRWYLPTKLRDPHWDIDWANDDDSRLLCAIYEYGMGSWEAMKMDPNSGLSEKILPDGQDAKPQAKHLQNRADYLLKVMAKLYDAQQLGKPTKPKRQRKAKPVSKSLIGETEDISSGDDFTLNSPSPSNSTRRPSASKAPKGGKVKTEDEDSHVEARTEDERLVPPCRLITDVKEGRKKDSVAKKDKKVKKKDAGPMHFTANSVPRAVEIIGELDPSIFNECKEKMRPVKKSLKALDNPPQSMSDVEQVQHTQQCLLHIGEHIDKCLAAIQDPERNRVWRNNLWYFVSKFTEFDAKKLFKLYRNATKKQEKGNEEGEKTTKTRDKEGRTKDKNKDKSRVKEENRTSSYNIPNKRRHEAEEAQPHLPNKRPYNGATIVDSWTDKTNDHERERGRGPTLSPTDRREQFASDSERERDRRDRDRERGRDRERDRPPVVGAYSRPPPPPLLGATNYNPHADSRDRDRERDRWMGVPREERYTTDRRDGYSRSHVSGVGASAFARSDRDPRDHRERDYRPPAVDKRGYPNGPAAGSYSGSHYNDFDPPPNYPRGVPSSGYADWRGSKDREYRREFSDRRPTLPPPNGS, encoded by the exons atgccaaAG CTATCGGATGACTCAAACGAAGATTCGCCGTCGGAAAACTCTGGGTCAGAGTCCTCAGCATCCTCCAACAGCAG TGGATCAGATTCGGGTTCTTCTAGCTCTGCCAGCGAGTCGGAAGCCGATTCTTCGCCACCCAAGAGCAAAAAACATCCATCGCCATCATCTGGAAAAGTTCAGCCTCGACGGGCTACTTCTATAGCCAACAACACAAAAGGCTATCATTTGAGCGACAGTAGTTCTTCCAATGACGAAGACGAGGAAACGGCTTCTCCTACGCAACATCGACCTGTCCAGGCTGGCCAGCGTGTGGCCCATAAACCTAACGCAATCGTGGCTGCTAGCCGCCGACAAATAGCTCCTTTGTCACGTACAGCAGCGCGGAAACCCCAACGTTCGAAATATACACAATCGTCAGGAGATGAATCGAGCAACAGCGACGACGATTCACGAAG taGACCGTCCACTCGACGCCAAGGAGCTTCTGTCAGCTATAAAGAAAATTCTGCGGAGGAAACAGGTTCGGAAGATCTGGTGGAAGTGGAATGGGGTCAAGAAGCTGTCGCAGCTGCTGTCGAGTCCGAAAATGCGGAGACTATTGAACGCATTATCGATACACGAATGGGTCGTAAAGGAg CAACTGGGCCACCAACTACTGTCTACACAATAGAAGAGAATGGCGATCCGAACGCCAATTTTTGCCCAATTCGCGAACCAGACAAGGCAGAGCAGCAATTTCTCATTAAATGGCTTGGGTGGTCCCATATTCACAATACGTGGGAGTCAGAGCAAACCCTGCGTGACCAAAAG GTTAAAGGATTGAAAAAATTGGAGAACTACTTGAAACGTGACGATGAAATTCGCGTGTGGAAAGCCCGAGCTTCACCAGAAGATGTAGAGTACTATGAATGCCAGCAAGAACTTCAACAGGAGTTACTATCGAGCTACATGGCGGTAGAAAGAATTATTG CTGAAAATCGTAAGGCTGAAAGCGAGCATCCAGATTATTTTATTAAATGGGAGAGCTTACCGTATTCCGATGCTACTTGGGAAGACGGTGCTCTTATTGTGAAGAAGTATCAAACCAAAATACGAGAATTTCGCGAACGAGAGGATTCTAAACGAACTCCCAGCAAACTTTGTCGTGCCCTAAAATTTCGCCCCAAATTTACACCGCTCAAAGAACAGCCAGATTTCATTGGTGGTGATGCT GCCTGCATTCTGCGAGACTACCAGTTAAACGGGCTTAACTGGATGGTACATGCCTGGTGCAAGGAGAACTCTGTGATTTTGGCTGATGAAATGGGTCTAGGCAAAACGATCCAAACTATCAGCTTTTTAAACTACCTCTTTCATGCCCAGCAACTCTATGGGCCCTTTCTGGTTGTTGTGCCTTTGTCTACCATGGCCGCCTGGCAAAAAGAGTTTGCTCAGTGGGCACCCAACATCAACGTTGTCACCTATATCGGAGATATGACATCAAGAGACTTG CTGAGGCAGTATGAATGGTGTCATCCTGGAAACAAGCGACTTAAGTTCAACGCGCTGTTGACTACCTATGAAATCCTTCTAAAAGATAAATCTTTTTTGGGTGCTGTCAGTTGGGCATGCCTTATGGTAGATGAGGCTCATCGACTGAAAAACGAGGACTCTCTTCTTTACAAATCGCTCAAAGAATTCGATACCAACCATCGACTCCTTATTACTGGCACTCCGCTACAAAACAGCCTCAAAGAATTATGGGCCTTGCTTCATTTCATTATGCCTGATAA GTTCCCCACCTGGGAATTGTTCGAAGAAGAGCATGGTAACGCCGAGCAAAAAGGATATTCCCGATTACATAAACAGCTTGAGCCATATATTCTTCGTCGAGTGAAAAAAGACGTAGAAAAATCTCTTCCAGCTAAA GTCGAACAAATTCTCCGCGTAGACATGTCTTCGCTTCAGAAGCAATATTACAAATGGATATTAACGAAAAACTATACAGCATTACGAAAAGGAAACAAAGGTTCGGCCAGTACATTTGTCAATATCGTCATGGAATTGAAAAAGTGTTGCAATCACGCCTTTCTGACAAAGCCCCAAGAAAATGAACGACGCTATGGAGCCAGTGCTACTGAACAATTGCAG CAATTGATCCGTGGTTCGGGAAAACTGGTGCTCCTAGACAAACTATTGGTCCGTCTAAGAGAGACAGGCCACCGCGTGCTAATCTTTTCACAGATGGTGCGGATGCTGGACTTGATAGCAGAATATCTGCAACTACGCCATTTCCCTTTCCAGCGACTAGATGGTGGTATAAAGGGTGAATTAAGACGCAAGGCAATGGAGCACTTCAATGCTGAAGGATCGCAAGATTTCTGTTTCTTGTTGTCAACTCGCGCCGGAGGTCTCGGCATTAATTTGGCCACCGCTGACACCGTCATCATCTTCGATTCGGATTGGAATCCTCAGAACGATTTGCAG GCTCAAGCACGAGCTCACCGTATCGGCCAAAAGAACCAAGTCAATATCTATCGACTTGTGACTAAAGCGTCAGTTGAAGAAGACATCGTAGAGAGGGCCAAGCGAAAAATGGTACTCGATCACTTGGTGATCCAGCGGATGGACACCACCGGTCGCACGGTCCTTGACCGTAAGACTAACAATCCGTCAAACTCGACACCTTTTAACAAAGAGGAGCTGAATGCCATTCTCAAGTTTGGCGCTGAAGAACTGTTTAAAGATGACGAAGATGGTGAAGACGAACCTGCCTGTGATATtgacgaaattcttcggcgaGCTGAAACGCGTGATGAACCAGCACCGCAAATGGGTGACGAGCTTCTTTCGGCTTTCAAAGTTGCCAGTTTCACGATTGACGAGGAAGAGCCGGTTTCCATGAACCCAACGCGACATAAACCAACAGACAATGACGACGAAAACCGGGCTTGGGACGAAATTATCCCAGAGAATGTTCGGAAGAAAATCGATCAAGAGCaacgtgaaaaagaaatggccgACTTGTACTTACCACCTCGTCGAGGTCGTGGACAACAACAAGGAGCTGATG GAAAAAGTGCGCTGGAAGAAGGTAGATCTCGCAGGAACCAGCAGGAGGAAGAGTCAGAAGCCAGTGAAGAAGGATCAGATGGAGAGGACAGGCCTCGAAAGCGAGGTCGACCCAGAGTCAACGGCCGCGAGAGTGTTAAAGGCTTTAGCGATGCCGAGATTCGTCGCTTCCTGAAGAGTTTCCGCAAATTCGCCTCACCACTCGATAGACTTGAAGCTGTTGCGGGTGATGCTGAATTGCAGGAGAAGCCACTTAGTGACCTCAAAAAGCTTGGTGAGCTCATTCTTGCACGGTGTCAGGAGGCCCTTGAGTCACAGAAATCGGGCAAGGACACGCCAGCAGAAGTAGCGGATGATGGCATGACGCCTGGTGGCAGGAAAAAGCGTGAACGGGGTCCGTCTCTGAAGATATCGAACGTGTCGGTCAACGCCAAAACAATAATGACATCTCTTCAGGAGCTGGAACCGCTTTCTAAATTATTACCTGCCAATGTAGAAGAGAGGAAACGCTGGTATTTACCAACCAA actcAGGGACCCACATTGGGATATCGATTGGGCTAATGACGACGATTCTCGTCTACTGTGTGCTATTTATGAATATGGTATGGGATCTTGGGAAGCAATGAAAATGGATCCGAATTCCGGGTTATCAGAAAAAATTCTTCCGGATGGACAGGATGCAAAACCACAAGCAAAACACTTACAAAACCGCGCCGATTATCTTCTCAAAGTGATGGCGAAACTCTACGATGCCCAGCAATTGGGTAAACCAACCAAACCGAAGCGGCAACGTAAAGCCAAGCCCGTCTCAAAGTCATTGATCGGCGAAACGGAGGATATCAGTTCGGGTGATGACTTCACTCTCAACAGCCCATCGCCGAGTAACTCGACCCGACGTCCTTCCGCATCAAAAGCACCTAAAGGAGGAAAAGTCAAAACCGAGGACGAGGATTCACACGTTGAAGCTCGCACAGAAGATGAACGTCTTGTGCCCCCTTGCCGTCTGATTACTGATGTGAAAGAAGGTCGCAAGAAGGATTCTGTTGccaaaaaagacaaaaaggttaagaaaaaagatgctGGACCGATGCATTTCACAGCTAATAGCGTCCCTCGGGCTGTTGAAATTATCGGTGAATTAGATCCTTCGATTTTCAATGAG TGCAAGGAAAAGATGCGACCGGTGAAAAAATCATTGAAGGCATTGGACAACCCCCCTCAAAGTATGTCGGATGTAGAGCAGGTTCAACATACTCAACAGTGCCTTCTGCACATTGGTGAACACATCGACAAGTGCCTGGCGGCCATCCAGGATCCCGAGCGTAACCGGGTTTGGCGCAA caaCCTTTGGTACTTCGTATCCAAGTTTACTGAATTTGACGCCAAAAAATTATTCAAGCTTTACCGTAATGCCACCAAGAAGCAAGAGAAAGGGAATGAAGAGGGCGAGAAGACCACCAAGACTAGAGATAAGGAGGGCCgaacaaaagataaaaataagGATAAGTCTAGAGTGAAAGAAGAG AATCGTACCTCGAGTTACAACATTCCAAACAAACGACGCCACGAAGCAGAAGAGGCGCAGCCACATTTGCCAAATAAAAGACCTTATAATGGTGCGACCATTGTCGATAGCTGGACCGACAAAACCAATGACCACGAGCGTGAACGTGGTAGAGGGCCAACTCTTTCTCCGACAGATAGAAGAGAACAATTTGCTTCCGATAGTGAGCGTGAACGAGATAG GCGGGACCGTGATAGAGAGCGAGGACGAGACCGTGAAAGAGATCGACCTCCTGTTGTTGGCGCCTACAGTCGTCCACCTCCGCCCCCTCTACTTGGGGCGACAAATTACAACCCACATGCTGATAGTAGAGATCGTGATAGGGAACGGGACCGTTGGATGGGAGTACCTCGTGAAGAGCGATACACTACCGATAG GCGGGATGGATACAGTCGTTCACATGTCTCCGGCGTAGGAGCTTCAGCATTTGCTCGATCGGATCGCGATCCAAGGGATCACCGAGAAAGGGATTACCGACCACCAGCCGTAGATAAAAGAGGTTACCCAAATGGGCCGGCTGCTGGCTCTTACAGCGGTTCCCATTATAACGATTTTGATCCGCCTCCTAACTACCCCCGTGGGGTGCCAAGTAGTGGCTATGCTGATTGGCGCGGTAGTAAAGATCGAGAATATCGTCGAGAATTTTCCGATCGTCGTCCCACTTTGCCACCGCCAAACGGATCTTGA